In the genome of Rhodamnia argentea isolate NSW1041297 chromosome 3, ASM2092103v1, whole genome shotgun sequence, one region contains:
- the LOC115754703 gene encoding uncharacterized protein LOC115754703, translated as MDQHEQTPTERAKSSQLWDCGSTLYDSFELRSFKRVLDSAIVTRALSMPHRPGRLPEPLDPPPPQLPLPPPKKGSKISRSLHKLLRSVFKPGKPFFGVKPHEAHKGNFIFFYDKSGALSTIPEVPESECFAALSPEVGSFVRKTASERFTVAPVGISYA; from the coding sequence ATGGATCAACACGAGCAAACTCCAACGGAACGAGCCAAGTCGTCACAGTTATGGGACTGCGGGAGCACCCTCTACGACTCCTTCGAGCTCCGATCCTTCAAGCGCGTCCTCGATTCGGCCATCGTCACCCGCGCTCTCTCCATGCCTCACCGTCCTGGCCGCCTCCCCGAGCCGCTCGATCCACCTCCACCCCAGCTGCCGCTGCCGCCTCCCAAGAAAGGCTCCAAGATCTCGCGCTCGCTCCACAAGCTCCTCCGGTCTGTCTTCAAGCCCGGCAAGCCCTTTTTCGGGGTCAAACCGCACGAGGCTCACAAGGgcaacttcatcttcttttacGACAAGTCTGGCGCTCTCTCTACGATCCCGGAGGTCCCGGAGAGTGAGTGCTTCGCGGCGCTGTCACCGGAGGTCGGCTCATTCGTGCGGAAAACGGCGTCGGAGAGATTCACTGTGGCTCCGGTCGGAATTTCTTATGCTTAA
- the LOC115754677 gene encoding uncharacterized protein LOC115754677 has translation MNSFTHSHLLLQHSPTFLVPSTFSSPSSPLSRSLSKLRHDKAGGFRRSERERADQKGRRTWSGARVIAHGWFLPVDPWAPTVDSESIASQLFAFSLFPYLGFLYFVTKSKSAPGLTLFGFYFLLAFVGATIPAGIYAKVHYGTSLSNVDWLHGGAESLLTLTNLFIVLGLRRALRKAKETKESTTAGNLEEKSSV, from the exons ATGAACAGCTTCACTCACTCCCATCTGCTCCTTCAACACTCGCCGACCTTCCTCGTCCCTTCGACGTTCTCGAGCCCGTCTTCTCCTCTCTCGCGAAGCCTCTCGAAGCTCCGACACGACAAGGCCGGTGGATTCAGGCGGAGCgagcgcgagcgagccgaccaGAAGGGCAGGAGGACGTGGAGCGGAGCGAGAGTGATCGCGCACGGGTGGTTTTTGCCGGTGGACCCGTGGGCTCCGACCGTCGATTCGGAGAGCATTGCGTCTCAGCTGTTCGCGTTCTCTCTGTTCCCGTACCTCGGCTTCTTGTACTTCGTCACGAAATCGAAGTCCGCTCCCGGCCTGACACTGTTCGGATTCTACTTCCTTCTCGCTTTCGTCGGAGCCACCA TCCCAGCTGGGATATATG CAAAAGTGCACTATGGTACTTCTTTATCTAACGTAGATTGGTTACATGGAGGTGCCGAATCACTGCTCACTTTGACCAACTTATTCATAGTCCTCGGCTTGAGAAGAGCCCTTAGGAAAGcaaaagagacaaaagaaagCACAACAGCGGGGAACCTAGAAGAGAAGTCTTCTGTATAG
- the LOC115754676 gene encoding probable WRKY transcription factor 53, translating to MDGGWSYEQKTLISELIQGMDFAKQLRVHLTSAPSTETRDMLMQGILSSYEKALLILKWSGPMPQSQPVAAVSGIPESPLSVNGSPQSDDFEKGIGDQLQNRDISKKRKMMPKWTDQVRISPENGLEGPHDDGYSWRKYGQKDILGARYPRSYYRCTYRNTQNCWATKQVQRSDEDPTVFEITYRGTHTCGNPGPSVPAPVSPEKQEQKQINHQNNQQQQQQSQEMLSKFRAELSVDTNNLDSNEMAYRPFSFPSASVRLLQIEHCNSSTLANVNSSLFGSFSSPFLSPSTPESNYFSMHQANDIGQAHNVQHLESDPTEIISTNTSSTNSPIMDLDFSLDQVGIDPNFPFDTSFFP from the exons ATGGATGGTGGTTGGAGTTACGAGCAGAAGACGCTGATCAGCGAGCTGATCCAAGGGATGGACTTTGCAAAGCAATTGCGGGTGCACTTGACTTCGGCCCCGTCGACAGAGACCAGGGACATGCTGATGCAGGGGATCCTGTCTTCCTATGAGAAGGCCCTCCTGATTCTCAAGTGGAGCGGACCAATGCCACAGTCTCAGCCCGTCGCGGCGGTCTCCGGCATCCCCGAATCGCCGCTCTCCGTCAACGGGAGCCCTCAGAGTGATGATTTCGAAAAGGGGATTGGCGATCAACTTCAGAACAGAGATATATCCAAAAAGAG AAAGATGATGCCAAAATGGACAGATCAAGTCAGAATAAGCCCTGAGAATGGGCTTGAAGGACCTCATGATGATGGATATAGCTGGAGGAAGTACGGACAGAAAGACATCCTCGGAGCCAGATATCCCAG AAGCTACTACAGATGCACCTACCGCAACACCCAGAACTGCTGGGCTACAAAGCAAGTGCAAAGATCAGATGAAGATCCTACAGTCTTTGAGATCACTTACAGAGGTACACATACATGTGGCAATCCTGGGCCTTCGGTCCCAGCACCAGTGTCCCCAGAAAAACAAGAACAGAAGCAAATTAATCACCAGAacaatcaacaacaacaacaacaatcacAGGAGATGTTATCAAAGTTTCGAGCAGAACTGAGTGTTGATACTAATAACTTGGACAGCAATGAAATGGCATACCgtcctttctcttttccctcAGCATCGGTCAGACTCTTGCAGATTGAACACTGCAACTCCTCCACTTTGGCAAACGTTAACAGCAGTCTTTTCGGGAGCTTCTCGTCGCCATTTTTGTCTCCATCAACACCagaatcaaattatttttcgatGCACCAGGCGAATGACATTGGGCAGGCCCACAATGTGCAACATTTGGAGTCTGACCCTACCGAGATCATCTCAACCAACACTTCGTCGACAAATTCGCCAATTATGGACCTGGATTTCTCCCTTGATCAAGTCGGGATTGACCCGAATTTCCCATTTGACACCTCGTTTTTTCCTTGA